A window of bacterium genomic DNA:
GCGTCACGATCTCCACATGGAAGGTGGGGGCACTCATGCCTGCAGCTTCCGGGCTTTCTCGAAGGCCTCGTCCAGGGTGCCCACGTAGGCGAAGGCCTGCTCGGGCAGATGGTCCGCCTCGCCGGCCAGGAGGCGCTTGAAGCTGGAGACGGACTCGCTCAGCTTGACATAGCGCCCCTGCATGCCGGTGAACTGCTCGGCGACGTGGAAGGGCTGGGAGAGGAAGCGCTGGACGCGGCGGGCGCGGCCCACGATCGTCTTGTCCTCCTCGGACAGCTCGTCCATGCCCAGGATGGCGATGATATCCTGCAGGTCCTTGTAGCGCTGCAGGATCTTCTGCACCCCCACCGCCACGGCGTAGTGCTCGGCCCCGACAATGTGCGGGTCGAGGATGCGGCTGGTGGAGTCCAGCGGGTCCACCGCCGGATAGATGCCCAGCTCGGTGATCTTGCGGCTGAGCACGGTGGTGGCGTCCAGGTGGGTGAAGGTGGTGGCCGGGGCCGGGTCGGTCAGGTCGTCGGCCGGCACGTAGATGGCCTGCACCGAGGTGATGGAGCCCCTGCGCGTGGAGGTGATGCGCTCCTGGAGGGCGCCCATCTCGGTGGCGAGGGTGGGCTGGTAGCCCACGGCGCTGGGCATGCGCCCCAGCAGGGCCGACACCTCGGAGCCGGCCTGGGTGAAGCGGAAGATGTTGTCCACGAAGAGGAGCACGTCCTTGCCCTCCTCGTCGCGGAAATACTCGGCGATGGCCAGGCCCGACAGGGCGACGCGGGCGCGGGCGCCCGGCGGCTCGTTCATCTGGCCGAAGACGAGGGCGATCTGGCTGTCGGCCAGCTTGGAGTGGTCCACGCGGCCCAGGTCCCACTCCCCCGTCTTGACGAAATGGTCGTGGAAGTCCTGGCCGTAGCTGATCACGCCGGACTCCAGCATCTCGCGCAGCAGGTCGTTGCCCTCGCGGGTGCGCTCGCCCACCCCGGCGAAGACGGAGAGGCCGCTGTGCTCCTTGGCGATGTTGTTGATCAGCTCCATGATGAGCACGGTCTTGCCCACGCCGGCGCCGCCGAAGAGGCCAATCTTGCCGCCCTTGGCATAAGGCTCCAGCAGGTCCACCACCTTGATGCCGGTCTCCAGCACCTCGCTCGAGGGGCTGAGCTCCTCGAAGGCGGGGGCCGGCCGGTGGATGGGGTTGGTGCGGGAACGGTCGATGGGGCCGACATCGTCGATGGGGTTGCCGATCACGTTGAGCAGGCGGCCGCGGGTGGCCGCGCCCACCGGCATGCTGATGGGCAGCCCGGTGTCCACCACCTCCATGCCGCGCATGAGGCCCTCGGTGGCGTCCATGGCCACGGTGCGCACCTTCTTCTCCCCCAGGTGCTGCTGCACCTCGAGCACCAGGTCGTCCTGACCTTCGCGGGGCACGCGCAGCGCATGGTAGATGGAGGGCAGCTCGCCCTCGGGAAAGATGACGTCCAGCACGGCGCCATTGATCTGCAGAATGCTTCCCTTGCTCATGGTTCTTCCTTGCTTGGCGCGCTACTGGATGGCCGCGGCGCCGCCCACAATTTCCGCGATCTCCTGCGTGATGGCCGCCTGGCGCGTCCGGTTGTACTGCAGGGTCAGATCGGCGATCATCTCGCTTGCGTTCTCCGTGGCGCTTTCCATCGCCGTCATCCGCGCCCCCTGCTCGGCGGCGTGGGAATCCAGCAGCACGCGCCAGACGATGCGGTCGACATACATGGGCAGCAGCCGGTCCAGCACCGCCCGGGGGCTGGGCTCGAAGATGGCCTCGGCGGGCGGGGCGCCGCCGCCCTCCTCCAACACCACCGGCAGCAGCTGGTCCGTGTGCAGGATCTGTTGGATGGCGCTCTTGAACTCGTTGAAGACGAGCACGACGCGATCCACCTTGCCCTCGCTGAAGAGGGCGGTGATCTCCTGCCCGATGGAGCTGGCGTGGGTGAAGGCGAGACGGTTGAAGACGCCCGTCCAGCGCCCCACGATGGGGGTGGGCCGGTTGCGGAAGAAATCCACGCCCTTCTTGCCCACCAGGTAGAGCACGCTCCGCTGGTCGGCCGGCGCCGCGGCCAGCAGCTGCTGCGCCCGCTTGATCACCGCCGCGTTGAAGCTGCCGCACAGGCCGCGGTCGGCCGTCACCACCAAGTAGCAGACCACCGGCCGCTCCGTGCGGCGGCGGTCCAGCAGGGGATGGAGGCCGGCCTCCTGGCTGCCGGCCAGCCCGGCGAGGGCCTCCTGCAGGCGCAGGGCATAGGGGCGGGCCAGGATGATCGCCTCCTGGGCCCGGCGCAGCTTGGCCGCGGAGACCATCTTCATGGCCTTGGTGATCTGCTGCGTGGAGGCCACGCTGCTGATCCGCCGCTTGATCTGCTTCAGGTTGGCCATGCTCAGCCCGCGAAGTTGGTGACGAAGCCGCGCCCCGTCGTCATGATCAGCTCGCGCAGCTCGTCGGGCAGCTCCCCGCTGGCCGCCAGCCGCTCGTACTCGGCGGGATGGGCCGTGCGGAAATGCTCGACGAACTGGTCGGCGCAGCTCCGGACGAGACCCAGGTCCAGGGTGTCGAGCAGGCCGTTGACGCCCAGGATGAGCTGCAGCACTTGGTCCTGCACGGGCATGGGCACGTACTGGTCCTGCTTGAGCAGCTCGACCAGCCGGCTGCCCCGGGTCAACTGGGCCTGGGTCGTCTTGTCCAGGTCGCTGCCGAACTGGGCGAAGGCGGCCAGCTCGCGGTAGGTGGCCAGGTCCAGGCGCAGGGTGCCGGCCACCTTCTTCATGGCCTTGGTCTGGGCGTTGCCGCCTACCCGGCTGACGCTGATGCCCACGTTGATGGCGGGCCGCACGCCGCTGTAGAAGAGGTCGCTCTCGAGGAAGATCTGGCCGTCCGTGATGGAGATGACGTTGGTCGGAATGTAGGCCGAGACGTCGCCGGCCTGGGTCTCGATCACGGGCAGGGCGGTCAGGCTGCCCCCCGGTTTGCGGATACCCGCCTTCTCCATCTCCGGGTTCATCTGGTCGGCGATGCGCGCGGCACGCTCCAGCAGGCGGCTGTGCAGGTAGAAAACGTCGCCCGGGTAGGCCTCGCGGCCGGGTGGGCGGCGCAGCAGGAGCGAGAGCTGGCGGTAGGCCCAGGCGTGCTTGGTCAGGTCGTCGTAGACGGCCAGGGCGTGCTCGCCGTTGTCGCGGAAGTACTCGCCGATGGCCGCCCCGGCGTAGGGCGCCAGGAACTGGAGGGGCGCAGCGTCCACCGCGGTGGAGGCCACCACGATGGTGTGCTCCATCGCCCCGTGATCCTGCAGGGTCTTGACCACCTTGGCGATGGTCGAGCCCTTCTGGCCGATGGCGACGTAGATGCAGAAGACGCCCTTGCCCTTCTGGTTGATGATCGTGTCCACCGCCACGGCCGTCTTGCCCGTCTGGCGGTCGCCGATGATCAACTCGCGCTGGCCGCGGCCGATGGGAATCATCGAGTCGACGGCCTTGAGCCCCGTCTGCAGCGGTTCCTTGACGGGGCGGCGCGTCACCACGCCGGTCGCCTTGCGCTCCACCAGGCAGGTCTCGTCCGTCTCGATCGGACCCTTGCCGTCGATGGGCTGGCCCAGCGGATTCACCACGCGGCCCAGCAAGGCCCGGCCGACGGGAATGCGGACGACCTGGCCCGTGCGGCGCACCACGTCGCCTTCGCGGATGGTCGTCTCCCCGCCAAAGAGGACGACACCGACGTTGTCCTCCTCCAGGTTCATGGCCATGCCGAAGACTTCGCCGGGGAAGGCCACCAGCTCGCCGGCCATGACCTTGTCCAGGCCATGGACGCGAGCGATGCCGTCGCCCACCATGATCACCTCCCCGATTTCCTCCAGGCGGGCGCCGCCGCTGAAGTCGGCGATCTGCCGGCGGATGATCGAGGTGATCTCTTCGGGTCGTATCTGCATCAAGACTCCTTCATGCAATCATGCATCTCAACGATTCGGCGCCGCAGGGCGCGGCCTTCCTGCCGGTGGGCCTCAGCCGGCCAACAAGTGGCGGCGCAGGCGGTCCAGCCTCGTGCGCAGGGACAGGTCCAGCAACTGGTTGCCCACCCGCGCCACGAAGCCGCCCAGCAGCTCGGGATCCTGCACCTGCCGCAGGCGCAGCTCGGTTCCGGTCAGACGGGCCATCGTCCCGCGGATGCGCTCCCCCAGCTCCTCCGACAGCGGGGCCGCCGTGCGCAGTTCCCCCACCGCCCGGCCCGCCGCCGCGTCCTCCAGGTCGCGCAGGACCTGGACCATCTCCGCCAGGGCGCCGGCACGACCCTTGCGGATCACCAGGCTCAACCAGGAAAGGAAGAGCGGGCTGGTGCCGGCAAAGATCTCGGCGACAATGGCCAAGCGCGTGGCCAGCGGCACCTTGGGCGAAAGGAGCAGGGGCTGCAGGTCGGTGCGCAGGGCCTCGGCCAGGGCATCCGCCTCCGCCCGTACGCGCTCGCCCGTGCCCGCCTCGCGGGCGGCCTCGAAGAGGGCCCGCCCATAGCTGCGGGCGACGGCGCCCCGGCTCACAGGGTCCTCCAGGCGGCATGGCGGGTGATCGGCGTGGCCGCCATGTGGTCCGGCCGGCTCATGAGGCCTGCTCCGCCTGGCGCAGTGCGTCCTGGATGATCGCCTCGTGGTCCGCCCGCTTGAGGCCGCGGCGCATCACCTGCTCGGCGGCGGCCAAGCTGAGCCCGACCAACTCGCCCTGCAGGCTCTGGCGGACCTTGATCGCCTCGCGGGCGATCTCCTCGCTGGCCCGTTCGCGCAGCTTCTGCGCCTCGGCCCGCGCCAGCTCGGCCTGTTCCGCCTCGTAGCGCTGGGCCCGTTCGCGGCTTTCGCCCAGGAGGGCCTGCGCCTCGCGCCGGGCCTCGCCCAGGGCTTGCTCATGGCTCTGGCGGGCCTGTTCGGCCGCCTGGCGGTCGAAGCGGGCGCGCTCGATGTCGTCCCGGATGCCCTGCTCGCGGGCCTCCAGGGCACCCAGGATGGGCTTCCAGGCAAACTTGCGCAGGATGAGGAGCAGGATCAGGAAGGTGATGATCGTGTAGAGGACCGAACCCGGATCCAGCGAAAAAATGTTGTTCAGACTCATCCGCCCGGCCTCCCTGCCGATTGACGCTCCGCGTCGACCACTACTTCAGGACTGCCAACAGGCACACCACCGTGCCGAACAGGGCGACACCCTCGATCAAAGCCGCGGATATGATCATCGCTGTCTGGATTTTGGCGGTCGCCTCGGGCTGGCGGGCAATGCCGTCCATGGCGCTGCCGCCGATACGGCCAATGCCCAGGCCCGCGCCCAGCGCGACCAGTCCCGCCCCGATGCCGGCGCCGATCAGTCCAATGTTTTCCATGGATCGCTCCCTGATTGATTTGGTTCGAGATGTCTTTCAGTGCTGGTGAATGAAGGCCCCGGTGAAGATCGCCGTCAGCATGGTGAAGATGAAGGCCTGCAAGAAGGCGACGAAGAGCTCCAGCAGGCCGATGGCCACGGCGACGGGCACGTTGGTCAAGGCCAGCACGGGCACAACGATCAGCCCCATGAAGGCCGCGATCACGGCATGCCCGGCCATCATGTTGGCGAAAAGCCGCACGCAGAGGGCGAAAGGCTTGGTGAACAAGCCAAGGAACTCGATGGGCAAGAGGATGGGGGCCACGAAGACGGGCACGCCGTGGGGCATCAGGCCTTTGAAGTGGCCCCACACGCCGTGGGCGCGCA
This region includes:
- the atpD gene encoding F0F1 ATP synthase subunit beta, with amino-acid sequence MSKGSILQINGAVLDVIFPEGELPSIYHALRVPREGQDDLVLEVQQHLGEKKVRTVAMDATEGLMRGMEVVDTGLPISMPVGAATRGRLLNVIGNPIDDVGPIDRSRTNPIHRPAPAFEELSPSSEVLETGIKVVDLLEPYAKGGKIGLFGGAGVGKTVLIMELINNIAKEHSGLSVFAGVGERTREGNDLLREMLESGVISYGQDFHDHFVKTGEWDLGRVDHSKLADSQIALVFGQMNEPPGARARVALSGLAIAEYFRDEEGKDVLLFVDNIFRFTQAGSEVSALLGRMPSAVGYQPTLATEMGALQERITSTRRGSITSVQAIYVPADDLTDPAPATTFTHLDATTVLSRKITELGIYPAVDPLDSTSRILDPHIVGAEHYAVAVGVQKILQRYKDLQDIIAILGMDELSEEDKTIVGRARRVQRFLSQPFHVAEQFTGMQGRYVKLSESVSSFKRLLAGEADHLPEQAFAYVGTLDEAFEKARKLQA
- the atpG gene encoding ATP synthase F1 subunit gamma, coding for MANLKQIKRRISSVASTQQITKAMKMVSAAKLRRAQEAIILARPYALRLQEALAGLAGSQEAGLHPLLDRRRTERPVVCYLVVTADRGLCGSFNAAVIKRAQQLLAAAPADQRSVLYLVGKKGVDFFRNRPTPIVGRWTGVFNRLAFTHASSIGQEITALFSEGKVDRVVLVFNEFKSAIQQILHTDQLLPVVLEEGGGAPPAEAIFEPSPRAVLDRLLPMYVDRIVWRVLLDSHAAEQGARMTAMESATENASEMIADLTLQYNRTRQAAITQEIAEIVGGAAAIQ
- the atpA gene encoding F0F1 ATP synthase subunit alpha gives rise to the protein MQIRPEEITSIIRRQIADFSGGARLEEIGEVIMVGDGIARVHGLDKVMAGELVAFPGEVFGMAMNLEEDNVGVVLFGGETTIREGDVVRRTGQVVRIPVGRALLGRVVNPLGQPIDGKGPIETDETCLVERKATGVVTRRPVKEPLQTGLKAVDSMIPIGRGQRELIIGDRQTGKTAVAVDTIINQKGKGVFCIYVAIGQKGSTIAKVVKTLQDHGAMEHTIVVASTAVDAAPLQFLAPYAGAAIGEYFRDNGEHALAVYDDLTKHAWAYRQLSLLLRRPPGREAYPGDVFYLHSRLLERAARIADQMNPEMEKAGIRKPGGSLTALPVIETQAGDVSAYIPTNVISITDGQIFLESDLFYSGVRPAINVGISVSRVGGNAQTKAMKKVAGTLRLDLATYRELAAFAQFGSDLDKTTQAQLTRGSRLVELLKQDQYVPMPVQDQVLQLILGVNGLLDTLDLGLVRSCADQFVEHFRTAHPAEYERLAASGELPDELRELIMTTGRGFVTNFAG
- the atpH gene encoding ATP synthase F1 subunit delta, with protein sequence MSRGAVARSYGRALFEAAREAGTGERVRAEADALAEALRTDLQPLLLSPKVPLATRLAIVAEIFAGTSPLFLSWLSLVIRKGRAGALAEMVQVLRDLEDAAAGRAVGELRTAAPLSEELGERIRGTMARLTGTELRLRQVQDPELLGGFVARVGNQLLDLSLRTRLDRLRRHLLAG
- the atpF gene encoding F0F1 ATP synthase subunit B, whose product is MSLNNIFSLDPGSVLYTIITFLILLLILRKFAWKPILGALEAREQGIRDDIERARFDRQAAEQARQSHEQALGEARREAQALLGESRERAQRYEAEQAELARAEAQKLRERASEEIAREAIKVRQSLQGELVGLSLAAAEQVMRRGLKRADHEAIIQDALRQAEQAS
- the atpE gene encoding ATP synthase F0 subunit C — its product is MENIGLIGAGIGAGLVALGAGLGIGRIGGSAMDGIARQPEATAKIQTAMIISAALIEGVALFGTVVCLLAVLK